A single window of Candidatus Eremiobacterota bacterium DNA harbors:
- a CDS encoding peptide ABC transporter substrate-binding protein, translated as MSLMLRLLVLLAAVVLPACAPTGSAGGARTLREAISYEPRSLDPLLAQSISDNEILRLMYDPLIACDRAGRPVPALAAVVPTRANGGISADGLTITYHLRRGVRWHDGAPFTAEDVRFSWRAVMNPRNNVFGRQGYDEVASIDAPDRNTAIVHLKRRYPPFVSQFFTDLQEDAKALVPAHLL; from the coding sequence ATGAGTCTCATGCTTCGGCTCCTCGTATTGCTTGCAGCCGTGGTTCTCCCGGCGTGCGCGCCGACCGGCAGCGCCGGCGGCGCGCGGACGCTGCGGGAAGCGATCAGCTACGAGCCGCGCAGCCTGGACCCGCTGCTCGCGCAGTCCATCTCGGACAACGAGATCCTGCGGCTGATGTACGACCCGCTGATCGCGTGCGACCGCGCGGGCCGCCCGGTCCCGGCGCTCGCGGCCGTCGTGCCGACGCGCGCGAACGGCGGGATCTCCGCCGACGGGCTCACCATCACGTATCACCTGCGGCGCGGCGTGCGCTGGCACGACGGCGCGCCGTTTACCGCCGAGGACGTTCGTTTCTCGTGGCGAGCGGTGATGAATCCGCGCAACAACGTCTTCGGACGCCAGGGTTATGACGAGGTCGCCTCCATCGACGCGCCTGATCGCAACACGGCCATCGTGCACCTCAAGCGCCGCTATCCACCGTTCGTCTCCCAATTCTTCACGGATTTGCAGGAGGACGCGAAGGCACTCGTCCCCGCGCATCTGCT